In one window of Festucalex cinctus isolate MCC-2025b chromosome 14, RoL_Fcin_1.0, whole genome shotgun sequence DNA:
- the tex36 gene encoding testis-expressed protein 36: MMSQYVCMPSVVLCLQGTFQVSFSNYQFPVKLLLSNCVSMVKGGKRYSSTSNDGKWFPHPDAQRTEGRNRECSTSTGRMLTQIHDQLPQAFNFERFTKMKPGPKSRAYPSSAHDNKLSFQDNIIVFDDGAGRKKCAKEISQHKSHFCLCQHGTPLATQKDSVYGADFATQPTVEPTKARRFPRDHQRKGAEAPLDGGDFMWFGQDTYDDYDSLEVLGFANLNAGSRPM; encoded by the exons ATGATGTCACAGTATGTATGCATGCCCTCAGTCGTCTTATGTTTGCAAGGGACTTTTCAAGTGTCATTTTCAAACTACCAATTTCCAG TGAAACTACTCTTGTCAAACTGTGTCAGCATGGTAAAAGGTGGCAAGCGTTATTCGTCAACGAGCAATGACGGAAAATGG TTTCCTCATCCAGATGCCCAACGCACCGAGGGGAGAAATCGTGAGTGTTCCACGAGCACCGGCAGGATGCTGACTCAGATTCATGATCAGTTGCCGCAAGCTTTTAACTTTGAGCGCTTTACCAAGATGAAACCAGGCCCG AAATCCAGAGCATATCCAAGCTCGGCGCATGACAACAAGCTATCCTTTCAGGATAATATCATTGTCTTCGATGAT GGCGCAGGCCGTAAAAAATGTGCCAAGGAGATCAGTCAGCACAAGTCTCATTTCTGCTTGTGCCAACACGGGACCCCACTTGCCACTCAGAAAGATTCCGTCTACGGGGCCGACTTTGCAACCCAGCCCACCGTGGAGCCCACCAAGGCCCGGCGCTTTCCACGTGACCACCAGAGGAAGGGTGCGGAGGCGCCTCTGGACGGCGGAGACTTCATGTGGTTTGGACAAGACACCTACGATGACTACGACAGCCTGGAAGTGCTGGGCTTCGCCAATCTCAACGCAGGTTCCCGACCCATGTAA
- the LOC144001248 gene encoding autophagy-related protein 16-1, producing MASWKSHVRAQLQLRDQTEKFPYEGVYTNLSQLEERFEIRQQFLEDIQSTSSEDGVKIGENVRLLQLGLRESEHLAEKLSQTVSDLTTVLYLKDAELQHWQSRVSHHRQEALALAKASNALKTTLYQHEYTIERQVKELATLHLEQSGLKEALSQARSEKEHLLRRWMEEKKEEADRLNKYNDAQERWQRVARHLRRHLYRNGKKDSKSIGSNAQK from the exons ATGGCCAGCTGGAAGAGTCATGTGCGTGCTCAACTGCAACTCAGAGACCAAACTGAGAAATTTCCATACGAGGGCGTGTATACAAACT TGTCTCAATTGGAAGAACGCTTTGAAATTCGCCAGCAGTTTTTAGAAGATATCCAGTCAACAAG CTCAGAAGATGGAGTAAAAATTGGGGAGAATGTCAGGTTACTTCAACTCGGCCTCAGAGAAAGTGAGCATCTTGCTGAAAAG CTGTCTCAGACCGTCTCCGACTTGACCACTGTCTTGTATCTGAAAGATGCCGAGTTGCAGCACTGGCAGTCACG TGTGTCCCACCACCGCCAAGAGGCTCTCGCTCTGGCTAAGGCAAGCAACGCCCTGAAGACGACCCTTTACCAACACGAGTACACCATCGAGCGGCAGGTTAAAGAACTGGCCACCCTGCACCTGGAGCAGAGCGGCCTGAAGGAGGCGCTGTCACAGGCACGGAGCGAGAAGGAGCATCTCCTGCGGCGGTGGATGGAGGAGAAGAAGGAAGAGGCCGACAGGCTGAATAAGTACAACGACGCGCAGGAGAG GTGGCAGCGTGTGGCCAGGCACTTGAGGAGGCACCTGTACAGGAATGGGAAGAAAGACAGCAAGAGCATCGGGAGCAACGCTCAAAAGTGA